The following are encoded in a window of Haloarcula halophila genomic DNA:
- a CDS encoding 30S ribosomal protein S19e, translating into MTTLYDAPPEELIEALTEKLADEDDIEQPDWAIVAKTGVDRELPPEQDDFWQRRAASLLRKVAVDGPVGVNSLRSEYGSSKQGTTRYRVRPKQKSKGSGNIIRTALQQLEDAGYVETSQNDGRRITGDGQSLLDDTAGEVIEDLDRPELERYA; encoded by the coding sequence ATGACGACACTCTACGACGCTCCGCCCGAGGAGCTCATCGAGGCGCTCACGGAGAAACTCGCCGACGAGGACGACATCGAACAGCCCGACTGGGCGATCGTCGCCAAGACGGGCGTCGACCGCGAACTCCCGCCCGAGCAGGACGACTTCTGGCAGCGACGCGCGGCCAGCCTGCTCCGGAAGGTCGCCGTCGACGGGCCGGTCGGCGTCAACAGCCTCCGCAGCGAGTACGGCAGCTCCAAGCAGGGGACCACGCGCTACCGCGTCCGCCCCAAACAGAAGTCCAAGGGCTCGGGGAACATCATCCGGACCGCGCTCCAGCAGCTCGAAGACGCCGGCTACGTCGAGACCAGCCAGAACGACGGCCGCCGCATCACCGGTGACGGGCAGAGCCTGCTCGACGACACCGCCGGCGAGGTCATCGAGGACCTCGACCGCCCGGAACTGGAACGGTACGCGTAG
- a CDS encoding DNA-binding protein: MSGDPSEEELDELRKKKMEQLKEQQEGEDGEAQQAAQQQADAQKKAILRQHLSDGARKRLNTVKMSKPDVGEQIEQQVVALAQSGRIQGQIDEEKMKQLLQELTPDSKSFDIKRR, translated from the coding sequence ATGAGTGGCGACCCGAGCGAGGAGGAGCTCGACGAGCTCCGCAAGAAGAAGATGGAACAGCTCAAGGAACAACAGGAGGGCGAAGACGGCGAGGCCCAGCAGGCCGCCCAGCAACAGGCCGACGCCCAGAAGAAGGCGATCCTCCGACAGCACCTCTCGGACGGTGCGCGCAAGCGACTCAACACCGTCAAGATGTCCAAACCCGACGTGGGTGAACAGATCGAACAACAGGTCGTCGCGCTGGCCCAGAGCGGCCGTATCCAGGGCCAGATCGACGAGGAGAAGATGAAACAGCTCCTCCAGGAGCTGACACCCGACTCCAAGAGCTTCGACATCAAGCGCCGGTAG
- a CDS encoding DUF7411 family protein yields the protein MRCGLCYSAGKDSTLAAVLLDPFYEVVLLSGTFGVVEPEPAREAAAAVGFDHRTVDLDPSVAEEAVAQMYADGFPRNAIQQVHEHAVETVARRADDIDIDAVADGTRRDDRVPTIERPFAQSVEDRFGVDYLAPLAGVGRDAIDDMAERTLVVETGPSAQVPKADYEVELRALLAERYGESAVDAVFPEHTQSRVRGLAE from the coding sequence ATGCGCTGTGGGCTGTGTTACAGCGCCGGGAAGGACTCGACGCTGGCGGCGGTGCTGCTGGACCCGTTCTACGAGGTGGTGTTGCTCAGCGGGACCTTCGGGGTCGTCGAGCCCGAACCGGCCCGCGAGGCCGCCGCAGCCGTCGGCTTCGACCATCGGACCGTCGACCTCGACCCGTCGGTCGCCGAGGAGGCTGTCGCACAGATGTACGCGGACGGCTTCCCGCGGAACGCCATCCAGCAGGTCCACGAACACGCCGTCGAGACGGTCGCCCGGCGGGCCGACGACATCGACATCGACGCCGTCGCCGACGGCACCCGTCGTGACGACCGAGTCCCGACCATCGAGCGCCCCTTCGCTCAGAGCGTCGAAGACCGCTTCGGAGTCGACTACCTCGCGCCGCTCGCGGGCGTCGGCCGGGACGCGATTGACGACATGGCCGAGCGGACACTCGTCGTCGAAACCGGGCCGAGCGCCCAGGTTCCGAAGGCCGACTACGAGGTCGAACTCCGGGCGCTGCTGGCCGAGCGGTACGGGGAGAGCGCTGTCGACGCGGTGTTCCCCGAACACACCCAGTCGCGGGTGCGGGGACTGGCGGAGTAA
- a CDS encoding universal stress protein, translating to MGIFVPYDGSALSSAALERAHELARATDEELTIATVVPDDHRIALENGWITEDEPFAVGTIMERLRSRVAGITPTADYRIEHVGGHPTSGAIARRLRDIARDVDADLVVMGSENIASSATPADMVSGRVAARLDLDLYIVQEERADVEPIAAVSV from the coding sequence ATGGGAATCTTCGTCCCGTACGACGGGTCTGCACTGTCGAGCGCCGCACTCGAACGGGCACACGAACTGGCGAGAGCCACCGACGAAGAGTTAACGATCGCCACGGTCGTGCCGGACGATCATCGGATCGCTCTCGAAAACGGGTGGATCACCGAGGACGAACCGTTCGCCGTCGGGACGATCATGGAACGACTCCGGAGCCGTGTTGCGGGGATCACGCCAACGGCGGACTATCGAATCGAACACGTCGGCGGCCACCCCACGTCGGGAGCTATCGCCAGACGTCTGCGTGATATCGCCCGTGATGTCGACGCCGATCTCGTTGTGATGGGAAGCGAGAACATCGCGAGTTCGGCCACACCCGCCGACATGGTGAGCGGCCGGGTCGCTGCCAGACTAGATCTCGACCTCTATATCGTTCAGGAAGAGCGGGCCGATGTCGAGCCGATCGCAGCGGTCTCGGTGTGA
- the hisS gene encoding histidine--tRNA ligase: MYDRVKGFRDFYPEEMQARRWAMDTIEDVAARYGFREIGTPALEPTEMYADKSGEEIVEELYSFEDKGGRDVALTPELTPSVARMVVAKQQALSKPIKWVSTRPFWRYEQVQQGRFREFYQTNVDIFGSADPAADAEILAVAVDMLTDLGLSAEDFEIRVSHRDILSGLLESFDAEVDTREAIRAVDKRAKVEREEYLDALYGTGLSYDQAERFDELLQTGEDDLDELAERSEALREATENLRAVLSATEDFGVREFLTLSLSTARGLDYYTGVVFECFDSTGSVSRSVFGGGRYDDLIEGFGGQPTPAVGFAPGHATLQLLCERAGVWPEETLSTDYYVLQVGDTRATAARIARDLRELGHVVETDVVDRSFGAQMGYADGINAETVVIVGEQDLENDEVTLKEMDEGEQVSVPVDAFPGEHDRPTYADFAE; encoded by the coding sequence ATGTACGACCGGGTCAAGGGCTTTCGCGACTTCTACCCCGAGGAGATGCAGGCGCGCCGCTGGGCGATGGATACGATCGAGGACGTCGCCGCCCGCTACGGCTTCCGCGAGATCGGGACGCCGGCGCTGGAGCCGACCGAGATGTACGCCGACAAGAGCGGCGAGGAGATCGTCGAGGAACTGTACAGTTTCGAGGACAAGGGTGGCCGCGACGTGGCGCTCACGCCGGAGCTGACGCCGTCGGTCGCGCGGATGGTCGTCGCCAAACAGCAGGCCCTCTCGAAGCCGATCAAGTGGGTCTCGACGCGGCCGTTCTGGCGCTACGAGCAGGTCCAACAGGGTCGGTTCCGGGAGTTCTACCAGACCAACGTCGACATCTTCGGCTCCGCGGACCCCGCGGCCGACGCCGAGATCCTGGCCGTCGCCGTCGACATGCTCACGGACCTGGGGCTGTCGGCCGAGGACTTCGAGATCCGGGTCTCCCACCGTGACATCCTCTCGGGCCTGCTGGAGAGTTTCGACGCCGAGGTCGACACTCGCGAGGCGATCCGGGCCGTCGACAAGCGCGCGAAGGTCGAGCGCGAGGAGTATCTGGACGCCCTCTACGGGACCGGGCTGAGTTACGACCAGGCCGAGCGGTTCGACGAGTTGCTCCAGACCGGCGAGGACGACCTGGACGAACTGGCCGAGCGGAGCGAGGCCCTCCGCGAGGCGACCGAGAACCTGCGCGCGGTGCTCTCGGCGACCGAGGACTTCGGCGTCCGTGAGTTCCTGACGCTGTCGCTGTCGACCGCTCGCGGGCTGGATTACTACACCGGCGTCGTCTTCGAGTGTTTCGACTCGACGGGGTCGGTCTCCCGGTCGGTCTTCGGCGGCGGCCGCTACGACGACCTCATCGAAGGCTTCGGCGGCCAGCCCACGCCCGCGGTCGGCTTCGCACCCGGTCACGCGACCCTCCAGTTGCTCTGTGAGCGGGCCGGCGTCTGGCCCGAGGAGACGCTGTCGACGGACTACTACGTCCTCCAGGTCGGGGACACGCGGGCGACAGCGGCCCGGATCGCCCGGGACCTCCGTGAACTGGGTCACGTCGTCGAGACGGACGTCGTCGACCGCTCGTTCGGTGCCCAGATGGGCTACGCCGACGGGATCAACGCCGAGACGGTCGTCATCGTCGGCGAGCAGGACCTCGAAAACGACGAGGTGACGCTCAAGGAGATGGACGAGGGTGAGCAGGTGAGTGTCCCGGTCGACGCGTTCCCCGGCGAGCACGACCGCCCGACCTACGCGGATTTCGCCGAGTGA
- a CDS encoding SHOCT domain-containing protein yields MVPTLPKNKLMGVVGTLSFGLPALFAILNLGPLVPATFVLCAFILLPLIGILGDDFPLVEPEPAEPEDAETPATDSHGVDDRTASSDRSPLEQLRERYARGEVSEEEFERRLERLLETEHVDTERPRDREFE; encoded by the coding sequence ATGGTTCCCACCCTCCCGAAGAACAAGCTCATGGGCGTCGTCGGGACGCTCTCTTTCGGCCTGCCGGCGCTGTTTGCGATCCTGAATCTCGGCCCGTTGGTCCCGGCGACGTTCGTCCTCTGTGCGTTCATCCTCCTGCCGCTGATCGGCATTCTCGGCGACGATTTCCCGCTGGTCGAACCCGAGCCAGCGGAGCCGGAGGACGCAGAAACGCCGGCTACAGACTCCCACGGCGTCGACGACCGGACGGCTTCGAGCGACCGATCTCCACTCGAACAACTCCGGGAACGCTACGCCCGCGGCGAAGTCAGCGAAGAGGAGTTCGAACGGCGGCTCGAACGGTTGCTGGAGACCGAACACGTCGATACGGAGCGGCCCCGTGACCGCGAGTTCGAGTAG
- a CDS encoding GNAT family N-acetyltransferase, whose translation MPTADESPEFPCPPVAFTDRAERDLVIDAYDGDAEPLVAMYADFDADSRAQGLPPRHEDEIREWIGNLLAEGYNVVVWHGDRIVGHAVLVPYDGTSELAIFVHPGYQSVGIGSQLIRALLGHGQQQGLDSVWLAVERTNHIAMRLYDSVGFETTTRDRAENEMERSL comes from the coding sequence ATGCCCACAGCCGACGAGAGCCCCGAGTTTCCGTGCCCACCGGTCGCGTTCACGGATCGAGCCGAGCGGGACCTGGTGATCGACGCGTACGACGGGGACGCGGAGCCGCTCGTGGCGATGTACGCCGACTTCGACGCCGACTCCCGCGCTCAGGGACTCCCGCCCCGCCACGAGGACGAGATCCGCGAGTGGATCGGGAATCTGCTCGCGGAGGGGTACAACGTCGTCGTCTGGCACGGCGACCGGATCGTGGGCCACGCCGTGTTGGTCCCCTACGACGGGACCTCGGAGCTCGCGATCTTCGTCCACCCGGGCTACCAGTCGGTCGGGATCGGCTCACAGCTCATCCGGGCGCTGCTCGGCCACGGCCAACAGCAGGGGCTGGACAGCGTCTGGCTGGCCGTCGAGCGGACCAACCACATCGCGATGCGGCTGTACGACTCGGTCGGCTTCGAAACGACGACCCGGGACCGCGCCGAGAACGAGATGGAGCGATCGCTGTAG
- the truA gene encoding tRNA pseudouridine(38-40) synthase TruA, which translates to MRAYRIAYDGRPFHGFQRQPDVRTVEDELLAALSRLGVADQRVPEGYAAAGRTDAGVSALAQTVAFEAPDWLSPAAFNSELPASVRAWASANVPASFHAQYDATERRYTYHLHAPDADDERARAALTALSGEQDFHNLTPDDEGTVRELSTHLSRDGEFLVVALTAGGFCRQLVRRVVGLVAEIARGQRDLSFADRVRSTESLEGPDGVAPAPAHPLVLTDVLYPGVEFAVDADARESAREVFADLRATRAAGARVAGTIRDGLA; encoded by the coding sequence ATGCGTGCCTACCGGATCGCCTACGACGGCCGGCCGTTCCACGGCTTCCAGCGCCAGCCCGACGTACGGACCGTCGAAGACGAACTGCTGGCTGCACTCTCCCGGCTCGGTGTCGCCGACCAGCGGGTCCCCGAGGGGTACGCGGCGGCCGGCCGCACCGACGCCGGGGTCTCGGCGCTGGCACAGACCGTCGCTTTCGAGGCACCGGACTGGCTCTCGCCGGCCGCGTTCAACAGCGAACTCCCGGCGAGCGTCCGTGCGTGGGCCAGCGCGAACGTCCCCGCGTCGTTCCACGCCCAGTACGACGCGACCGAGCGTCGCTACACCTACCACCTCCACGCTCCCGACGCCGACGACGAGCGTGCTCGGGCCGCACTCACGGCTCTCTCCGGGGAACAGGACTTCCACAACCTCACGCCCGACGACGAGGGGACCGTCAGGGAGCTCTCGACCCACCTCTCCCGGGACGGGGAGTTTCTGGTCGTGGCGCTGACCGCCGGCGGGTTCTGCCGGCAGCTCGTCCGCCGCGTCGTCGGGCTTGTCGCCGAGATCGCCCGCGGCCAACGGGACCTGTCGTTCGCCGACCGGGTCCGCTCAACCGAGTCCTTGGAAGGGCCGGACGGCGTCGCTCCTGCGCCAGCCCACCCGCTCGTGTTGACCGACGTACTGTACCCGGGCGTCGAGTTCGCGGTCGACGCCGACGCTCGGGAAAGTGCCCGCGAGGTGTTCGCCGATTTGCGTGCCACGCGAGCCGCTGGTGCCCGCGTCGCCGGGACGATCCGGGACGGGCTGGCGTGA
- the pepF gene encoding oligoendopeptidase F — MSSVPARSDIDEEYKWDLASLYADDEAWDAAFEEAEELIEDLAAYEGRATDDAATLRETLETYEELMRTVSNVSAYARMRRDEDTTDDTYQALTARSQSLSSDASSAASFLEPELQALDWAEIEAMIEEEPALADYEHYFDDVHRMRDHTRSTEVENLLAELGEVTGAPGEVYNMLANADMEFPTVEDPDGDQQPITLNNFTTLQKHPDREFRRRVYEAFYDEWETVRNAVGTAYKNAVKADVKLAQARDYDTAREAALDGPNVPVEVYDTLVDTVHENLDTLHHHADLKRTAIGADELRMWDLYTPLVQEESPEIEYEQACEYVTEAVAPLGQDYQSRLAEGLESRWVDVYETKHKQSGAYSGGTYDSQPFILMNYQDDVESMYTLAHELGHSLHSEYTSEEQPYVYSGYEIFVAEVASTVNETLLTHHLLETVEDERLRRHVLNEYLERFRSTLYRQTMFAEFEHRTHEMVEAGEPLTPDRLDDLYADLKGDYYEPAVLDDRIAREWMRIPHFYRAFYVYQYATGISAAVALVDGILEEGEPAAQRYLDFLRSGSRQYPLELLGEAGVDMASPEPVQSALDTYSEYLDEFERLL; from the coding sequence ATGAGTTCGGTACCCGCACGGAGCGACATCGACGAGGAGTACAAGTGGGACCTGGCGTCCCTCTACGCCGACGACGAGGCGTGGGACGCCGCCTTCGAGGAGGCCGAGGAATTGATCGAAGACCTGGCCGCCTACGAGGGGCGGGCGACCGACGACGCCGCTACCCTCCGGGAGACGCTGGAAACGTACGAGGAGCTGATGCGGACCGTCTCGAACGTCTCCGCCTACGCCCGGATGCGTCGGGACGAGGACACGACCGACGACACCTACCAGGCGCTGACGGCTCGGTCGCAGTCGCTGTCGTCGGACGCCAGTTCGGCCGCATCCTTCCTCGAACCCGAACTCCAGGCACTGGACTGGGCGGAGATCGAGGCGATGATCGAGGAAGAACCGGCGCTTGCCGACTACGAACACTACTTCGACGACGTCCACCGGATGCGCGACCACACCCGGTCGACCGAGGTCGAGAACCTGCTCGCGGAACTCGGGGAGGTGACCGGCGCGCCCGGCGAGGTGTACAACATGCTCGCCAACGCCGATATGGAGTTCCCGACCGTCGAGGACCCCGACGGCGACCAGCAACCGATCACGCTCAACAACTTCACGACGCTGCAGAAACACCCCGATCGGGAGTTCCGCCGGCGGGTCTACGAGGCCTTCTACGACGAGTGGGAGACGGTGCGCAACGCCGTCGGGACGGCCTACAAGAACGCCGTCAAGGCCGACGTGAAACTCGCCCAGGCACGGGACTACGACACCGCACGCGAGGCCGCGCTCGACGGCCCGAACGTCCCCGTGGAGGTGTACGACACGCTCGTCGACACCGTCCACGAGAACCTCGATACGCTCCATCACCACGCCGATCTCAAACGCACGGCGATCGGGGCCGACGAACTCCGGATGTGGGACCTCTACACCCCGCTGGTCCAGGAAGAGTCTCCCGAGATCGAGTACGAACAGGCCTGCGAGTACGTCACCGAGGCCGTCGCGCCGCTGGGCCAGGACTACCAGTCCCGACTCGCCGAGGGGCTGGAGTCGCGGTGGGTCGACGTCTACGAGACCAAACACAAGCAGTCCGGCGCTTACTCCGGCGGGACCTACGACTCACAGCCGTTCATCCTGATGAACTACCAGGACGACGTCGAGTCGATGTACACGCTGGCGCACGAACTGGGTCACTCGCTGCATTCGGAGTACACCAGCGAGGAGCAGCCGTACGTCTACTCGGGCTACGAGATCTTCGTCGCCGAAGTCGCAAGCACCGTCAACGAGACCCTGTTGACCCACCACCTCCTGGAGACCGTCGAGGACGAGCGCCTGCGCCGGCACGTCCTCAACGAGTACCTCGAACGGTTCCGGTCGACGCTGTACCGACAGACGATGTTCGCGGAGTTCGAGCACCGAACCCACGAGATGGTCGAGGCCGGCGAGCCCCTGACCCCCGACCGGCTCGACGACCTCTACGCCGACCTGAAAGGCGACTACTACGAGCCGGCGGTGCTCGACGACCGCATCGCTCGTGAGTGGATGCGCATTCCCCACTTCTACCGGGCGTTCTACGTCTACCAGTACGCGACCGGTATCTCCGCGGCAGTCGCTCTCGTCGACGGCATCTTAGAGGAGGGCGAACCGGCCGCACAGCGATATCTCGACTTCCTCCGCAGTGGCTCCCGACAGTATCCCCTCGAACTGCTGGGTGAAGCAGGCGTCGACATGGCTAGCCCCGAGCCGGTCCAGTCGGCGCTGGACACCTACAGCGAGTATCTCGACGAGTTCGAACGACTCCTGTAG
- a CDS encoding L-lactate permease, with protein sequence MADLTLALLAVLPLAVIGVLMVGLYQPATRTMPIAWVIAAVVAFVGWEMAPRLIAAASIRGALTATRILVIVFGAILLLYTLKQSGAFEVINAGFSSISDDRRVQVVLLCFLMGSFIEGAAGFGTPAAIVGPLLVGLGFPPLAAVVVALTGNLLAITFGAVGTPLIIGLRDVVFAEGTGTAQQVVQQGGFESVGAYVAQIGVWAAVIHAIVGIAVPFIGVAMMTRFFGEDRSIKPALEVLPLTLFAWAAFAVPYVATAVLLGPTFPALLGSMVGLLVVTTTLRAGYFLPDEEWDFGPRDQWPDHWVGSVKPGQGVGTGGGTSREGTVAADGGVATFEDTHSQDMSLGMAWLPYVLVAALLVLTRVVGPVQEFLSTTGVFAWNNILGTPFSEGVELLYLPGSLFVLVAVVTYALHGMNREEITDSWSEALRNIAPAVIALWFAVATVMIMQRTGSAVVLEAAPVDSGMLGLLSEITADTTGQLFPFFSGFIGAFGAFIAGSNTVSDILFGLFQFQAAQQIGAPTQVVVAAQAVGGAFGNLISIHNVVAALTVVGLIGEEGRVIRLELIPVLYYGVFTGIVTLLLAYVVAPGAF encoded by the coding sequence GTGGCAGACCTCACGTTAGCACTGCTGGCGGTACTCCCGCTGGCGGTCATCGGCGTGTTGATGGTCGGGTTGTACCAGCCGGCCACGCGGACGATGCCGATTGCGTGGGTGATCGCGGCCGTGGTCGCCTTCGTCGGGTGGGAGATGGCGCCGCGGCTCATCGCCGCCGCGTCGATACGCGGCGCGCTGACGGCGACCCGGATACTCGTCATCGTGTTCGGGGCGATACTCCTGTTGTACACGCTCAAACAGTCCGGTGCGTTCGAGGTCATCAACGCGGGGTTCTCCTCGATCAGCGACGATCGGCGCGTCCAGGTGGTGTTGCTCTGCTTCCTGATGGGCTCGTTCATCGAGGGCGCGGCCGGCTTCGGGACCCCGGCGGCCATCGTCGGTCCGCTGCTGGTCGGGCTCGGCTTCCCGCCGCTGGCGGCAGTGGTCGTCGCGCTGACCGGGAACCTGCTCGCGATCACCTTCGGCGCAGTCGGGACGCCCCTGATCATCGGTCTCCGGGACGTGGTCTTCGCCGAGGGGACGGGGACAGCACAGCAGGTCGTCCAGCAGGGCGGCTTCGAGAGCGTTGGGGCCTACGTCGCCCAGATCGGCGTCTGGGCGGCGGTCATCCACGCGATCGTTGGGATCGCCGTCCCCTTCATCGGCGTCGCGATGATGACCCGCTTTTTCGGCGAGGACCGGTCGATCAAACCCGCGCTGGAGGTGCTCCCGCTGACGCTGTTCGCGTGGGCCGCCTTTGCAGTCCCGTACGTCGCGACGGCGGTCCTCCTCGGGCCGACGTTCCCGGCGCTGCTGGGTTCGATGGTCGGCCTGCTCGTCGTCACGACGACGCTGCGGGCGGGCTATTTCCTCCCGGACGAGGAGTGGGACTTCGGTCCCCGAGACCAGTGGCCCGACCACTGGGTCGGGAGCGTCAAGCCCGGACAGGGCGTTGGCACCGGTGGTGGCACCAGCCGTGAGGGGACCGTCGCCGCGGACGGCGGCGTGGCCACGTTCGAGGACACCCACTCCCAGGACATGTCCCTGGGGATGGCGTGGCTGCCGTACGTCCTCGTGGCCGCACTGCTGGTCCTGACCCGCGTCGTCGGCCCGGTCCAGGAGTTCCTCTCGACGACCGGCGTGTTCGCCTGGAACAACATCCTGGGCACACCGTTCTCGGAGGGTGTGGAACTGCTGTATCTCCCCGGGAGCCTCTTCGTGCTGGTGGCGGTCGTCACGTATGCGCTCCACGGGATGAACCGCGAGGAGATCACGGATTCGTGGTCGGAAGCGCTCCGCAACATCGCTCCGGCGGTCATCGCGCTGTGGTTCGCGGTCGCGACTGTGATGATCATGCAGCGGACCGGCAGCGCAGTGGTTCTGGAGGCGGCCCCGGTCGACTCCGGCATGCTCGGCCTGCTCTCGGAGATAACCGCGGACACGACGGGACAGCTCTTCCCGTTCTTCTCCGGGTTCATCGGCGCGTTCGGCGCGTTCATCGCCGGCTCGAACACGGTCAGTGACATCCTCTTCGGACTCTTCCAGTTCCAGGCCGCACAGCAGATCGGCGCGCCGACCCAGGTCGTCGTCGCGGCCCAGGCGGTCGGCGGGGCGTTCGGCAACCTCATCTCCATCCACAACGTGGTCGCCGCGCTCACCGTGGTCGGGCTCATCGGCGAGGAGGGACGTGTCATCCGACTCGAACTGATTCCGGTGCTGTACTACGGCGTGTTCACGGGGATCGTGACGCTGCTCCTCGCCTACGTCGTCGCGCCGGGAGCCTTCTAA